The DNA window GTCGTTCTCGGCCGGCGCGTCGAGGTTGCGCTCCTGCTTCCAGCGGATCTCACCGCTTGTCTTGTCGAACCCCGCGACCCACGAGTCACCGCCATGAAGGCGGGAAAGGATCACGAGATCGCCGATGATCACCGGTGAGCTGCCCTGGTCCCAGTAGAGCTCCTGCGGACCGAACTCCTCGACCAGGTTGCGCTTCCAGCGGACGGCCCCGTCCATCTCGAGACCCGCGAAGGTGCCGCTCTTGAAGTAAACGAACACCCCGGTTCCGTCGGTGACCGGCGAGGCGTTGCTGCTGGTCCCGAGCTTCATGTGTTTGGCTTTGCTCTCTGGGCCGAACACGGTTTTCCAGACCTCCTTGCCGTCGAGATCGAATGCCAGCGCGGCATCGACGCCGTCCGCAGGTGCCGTGAGAAAGATGCGGTCCTTCCAAACCACCGGCGAGGACGCGCCCTTCCCGGGGAGTGCGATCTTCCAAGCGACCTTCTCGTCACTCAACTCGGTCGGGTAGTTCTCGCCGGCCCGGCTACCGGTGTGCGCGGGGCCTCTCCATGAAGGCCAGTCCTCCGCGAGGAGCGGCGACAATGACGGGAGAACGAGGGCGGCGGCAGCCAGCGCGGATGCGTGTCGGATGGTGCGCATGCCAGTCATTAGCAGATCTCGGGACATTGTCATTCTGCTTCGGTCCAAACGAGGATCGGAAAAGCTGCGAGGAGTCCCGGCAGGACCCGATTCACCGCAAAGTCGCCACCGACGCCAAGGCAGATAGGAATCCCCTCGCTTCGAGCTAGGGAGCCAGGCTTTCCAGCACCAAGGCCGAGAAGGCGTCGATTGCGTTGGACGGATCCTTGATCGACTCACGGCTTATCACGGTCACATCACCCGATACTCCTTCGGGCTTCCCGCTCTGGAAAAGATAATCCCCGACACCCGGTGTTGCGGCGAGGAGCGCCATCGGATCGTAGAGATTGAACTTGGTGACATGCTCCCACACCGAATCGAAATCCTCGACGGTGAGAGAAGCTTCCTTAATCCCATCGGGATCCAGTTCGGTGAATGTCTGAATGAACCACCGGGGCGTGAGCGCGGGCGGCAGATGCCCTTCGTGAACCCCCGTCCACAGGCGCTTCAACGATTCGTATTGCTGATCGCGGAGGTAGATCCCTATCGGGTGACCGGTTTCGGCCATGGTTTCGTAAAACTCGCGCCCGACGGGAGCAGTATAGGCGGCCTCTTTGGTCACCACCACCAGAGGTAGCCCAAGCTCCTGGATCTTGGCGTAGGAATAGTCGGCCGCACCCTGCACCGTCGTGTTGTTGTAGGCTCGCCGGTCGGCCGAAACGAAACCGGATTCTTCGGCCTCCGAATTGATCCCTCCCATGATGACGACCCTCGCGACTTTCTGCTTCGCCAGTTCCGGAGCTGTCTTCAGAAAGCCAGCTAGATCGACCATGCCCGCGTTGACCAGCAGCACGGCATCACCGTCAGGCACAGCTGCGATTTCACTCTGGAGCAAGGATGCTCCGTCCTTTGCGAAACCGTTTTCCGGCAGTCCGAACGGCGTCGCATTGAATCCATTGTGATCTTTCTTCCGGCTTTCGGTCGCCTTGACGTTCAAGGAGCCGCTTTCGTCCCTGACTTCGATGTCATAGTCGCTCCCGATCCCGACCTTGACCCCTTCCAACTCAAGGTTCCGGAGCGCCCACAAGGCGAACTTCGCCCGACGTTCCCGGGTTTCAAACCCGCCCAGCGTCGTGACCACACATCTAAGGTCCACGAACCCCTGTCGGTCCAGCCAGTCCAACATGACCAGCGTATTGAGATCGTCCGGATCCTTGTTGGGATCGGTGAAGAGAAACAATGGCGCCGGTTTCGCTGGCTTCTTGCCGAGAAGGTCTTCCAACACCTTGCTCTGCCCCTCAGTCAGGGAAGCCCGAGTCTGAACGTTCTCATTCCCCTTCCCGGGCACTTCGTCCGAGCAACTCGACAGAGCACAAAGAAAGACTCCCGATAGCAGGATCGCGGTCGCTTGCACGGAAGAGAGCATCATCCCTGAACTAGCTTCCGATCACTTCCCCCTTCAAGCTCAATTGGAAACGGTGAGCGCAAGGATCGCTCCCTTCACCAAGGCTCTCCC is part of the Haloferula helveola genome and encodes:
- a CDS encoding PQQ-binding-like beta-propeller repeat protein, coding for MRTIRHASALAAAALVLPSLSPLLAEDWPSWRGPAHTGSRAGENYPTELSDEKVAWKIALPGKGASSPVVWKDRIFLTAPADGVDAALAFDLDGKEVWKTVFGPESKAKHMKLGTSSNASPVTDGTGVFVYFKSGTFAGLEMDGAVRWKRNLVEEFGPQELYWDQGSSPVIIGDLVILSRLHGGDSWVAGFDKTSGEIRWKQERNLDAPAENDHGYSTPIPFRHGDKDALLVWGADQLTAYAADDGALLWSCGGFNPKETKLWPPIATPVIAGDIVVVPVGRDDRKQASTHAVRLGGKGDVTATHRAWERDDFGVFVSSPIEYEGRVYLLRHKGELVCLDPKTGEPFWSAQLPRSAVPYYASPVIAGGILYAPREDGVVFSARIGESFELLAEHDMGEQILATPVPFDGKLLIRTSEHLMCVK